In Companilactobacillus allii, one genomic interval encodes:
- a CDS encoding glycosyltransferase family 4 protein, with amino-acid sequence MFNVIVYLFLTMILSAIITPFVIKLAYILGAVDNPNARRVNKKPMPTMGGLAIFIAFTFSTFVLLRNQIPSHELFSVFLAECIIILTGIIDDIRELSPKAKMAGIFAAALVIYFLAGIRMNEVVIPIFGTFQLGWWSFPVTIIWILAITNAVNLIDGLDGLATGVSIIALFTMGVVGYFFLNITNVYVSIWIFALVAALLGFLPHNFHPASIFLGDTGALFIGFMMAVFSLKGLKNVTFITMLIPVIIMGVPITDTVYAMLRRFLNKKPITQADKHHLHHRLMQLGLSHRQTVLVIYGLSLIFAFISLLYPLSSLWGSVLLTIGVLLGLELFVESIGLLGDNRQPLLRTIQKFVKRLEKKD; translated from the coding sequence ATGTTTAATGTAATAGTGTATCTGTTTTTGACAATGATATTGTCTGCCATAATAACTCCGTTTGTAATTAAACTTGCTTACATTTTGGGTGCCGTAGATAATCCAAATGCTCGTCGTGTAAATAAAAAGCCAATGCCTACTATGGGTGGGCTGGCTATTTTTATTGCCTTTACATTTTCGACCTTTGTATTGTTGCGAAATCAAATTCCTAGCCATGAACTATTCAGTGTCTTCTTGGCAGAATGTATTATTATTTTGACAGGAATTATTGATGATATTAGAGAATTATCGCCAAAAGCAAAAATGGCCGGAATATTCGCTGCAGCACTGGTGATTTATTTCTTAGCCGGAATCAGAATGAATGAAGTCGTAATACCTATATTTGGAACCTTTCAACTTGGCTGGTGGAGTTTCCCAGTTACGATCATTTGGATATTAGCTATAACTAATGCAGTTAATTTGATTGATGGACTTGATGGCCTTGCAACAGGTGTTTCAATAATCGCCTTGTTCACCATGGGAGTTGTTGGATATTTCTTTTTGAATATAACTAATGTCTATGTATCAATTTGGATTTTTGCTTTAGTGGCAGCCTTACTAGGATTCTTACCACATAACTTCCATCCGGCCAGTATCTTCTTAGGTGATACTGGGGCGTTGTTTATAGGATTCATGATGGCAGTATTTTCATTAAAGGGTTTGAAGAATGTGACCTTTATTACCATGTTGATTCCAGTAATTATCATGGGAGTTCCAATAACAGACACTGTATATGCAATGTTGAGAAGATTCTTGAATAAGAAACCAATCACTCAAGCTGATAAACATCATTTACATCATAGATTAATGCAATTAGGATTATCACATAGACAAACCGTTCTGGTTATTTATGGATTGTCATTGATATTTGCATTCATCTCATTGCTTTACCCACTATCAAGTTTGTGGGGCAGTGTTCTTTTGACAATTGGTGTATTACTTGGTTTGGAACTGTTCGTTGAATCCATAGGCCTTCTTGGCGATAACCGACAGCCATTGTTAAGAACGATTCAGAAGTTTGTTAAACGATTAGAAAAGAAAGATTGA
- a CDS encoding YigZ family protein encodes MQNYKTIAQTGAFEKDIKKSRFIAHIAQTFSEDEAKQFISKIQKQESGATHNCTAFIVLENVEIERMSDDGEPSGTAGSPILNVLQQNDLKNVTAVVTRYFGGIKLGAGGLIRAYSSTTSDAIKEIGLVENRLQQGYELTIPYHLYDKFENYAKNEQIILENKTFSTDVTCNVYLDLAKHQEIIQDITNQFQNQIVFNEIEQTYKQVSI; translated from the coding sequence TTGCAAAATTATAAAACAATTGCTCAAACAGGAGCGTTTGAAAAAGATATAAAAAAGTCTCGTTTCATTGCACACATTGCTCAAACTTTTTCTGAAGATGAAGCCAAACAATTTATTTCAAAAATCCAAAAGCAAGAATCTGGTGCTACACATAATTGCACGGCCTTTATAGTTCTTGAAAACGTTGAAATAGAACGCATGTCAGATGATGGAGAACCTAGTGGGACTGCGGGTTCCCCAATCCTGAATGTCTTACAACAAAACGACTTAAAAAACGTTACTGCAGTCGTAACTAGATATTTTGGTGGCATAAAATTAGGTGCTGGAGGACTAATTCGTGCCTACTCATCCACTACATCCGATGCCATTAAAGAAATTGGCCTAGTTGAAAATCGTTTACAGCAAGGATATGAATTGACCATTCCTTATCACCTATACGACAAGTTTGAAAACTATGCCAAAAATGAGCAGATCATTCTAGAAAATAAGACCTTCTCTACTGATGTCACTTGCAATGTATATCTAGATCTGGCAAAGCATCAAGAAATAATTCAAGATATTACTAACCAATTTCAAAATCAAATAGTATTTAATGAGATCGAGCAAACTTATAAACAAGTGTCTATTTAA
- a CDS encoding helicase-related protein, giving the protein MNNLNEYLGGRIFNTTELNDEQIELLLSIGGKKINAIENNVCQRCLMMVKNNSKLIYCRSCINLGRISERDQLIISPAEALFSDRSPSLQWSGELTIMQKKASEELIMAYNTGVNHLVWAVTGAGKTEMTYPLIERIISDGKRVAFCSPRVDVCIELFPRIQAAFPQVSIGLFHGKSEETYSLTQIMISTVHQLIKFDKAFDVLIIDEVDSYPLAGNEMLEKAIYKAKRPTGNLVFLSATPPKRLIKDVENKKITISKLYQRFHTYPLPQPKCHMLFKSSDYFRINPRIKLKIKKLIENNERFMLFFPKIPAMLKFSESLKIIFPELSFVDVSSKDEQRLDKVSQFRKKEIQAILTTTILERGVTFKNITVIVIDADAKEFSKTALIQIAGRAGRAKESYDDEVHFYYQSYNRQVKQACSEIKYLNRQASK; this is encoded by the coding sequence ATGAATAATTTAAATGAATATTTAGGTGGTCGTATTTTTAATACGACGGAATTGAATGATGAACAGATAGAATTATTGCTTAGTATCGGTGGCAAAAAAATAAATGCTATAGAGAATAATGTTTGCCAGAGATGCTTAATGATGGTGAAAAATAATTCAAAACTTATTTATTGTCGAAGTTGTATCAACCTCGGCAGAATCAGTGAGCGTGACCAATTGATAATTTCACCAGCAGAAGCACTATTTAGCGATAGGAGTCCATCTTTACAGTGGTCCGGTGAATTAACCATTATGCAGAAAAAAGCTTCTGAGGAGCTTATTATGGCATATAATACGGGAGTTAATCACTTAGTTTGGGCGGTTACTGGTGCCGGTAAGACTGAAATGACGTATCCATTGATCGAACGTATTATTTCTGATGGTAAACGTGTGGCTTTTTGTTCTCCTAGAGTTGATGTTTGTATTGAACTATTCCCTAGAATTCAAGCAGCCTTCCCACAAGTTAGTATTGGATTATTCCATGGTAAAAGTGAAGAAACGTATTCATTGACACAAATAATGATCTCCACTGTGCATCAACTAATAAAATTTGATAAGGCTTTTGATGTGTTGATAATAGACGAAGTGGATTCATATCCATTAGCGGGGAATGAAATGCTTGAAAAGGCCATTTATAAAGCAAAGAGACCAACAGGTAATTTAGTATTTTTGTCAGCAACACCGCCAAAAAGGTTGATAAAAGATGTTGAAAACAAAAAAATCACTATATCTAAATTGTATCAAAGATTCCATACTTATCCATTACCACAGCCTAAGTGCCACATGTTATTCAAATCTAGTGATTATTTTAGGATAAATCCAAGAATAAAATTAAAAATAAAAAAATTGATAGAAAATAATGAACGGTTTATGTTATTTTTTCCAAAAATTCCAGCGATGTTAAAATTTTCTGAGAGTTTAAAAATCATTTTTCCTGAATTAAGTTTTGTGGACGTTAGTTCAAAGGACGAACAAAGATTGGATAAGGTTTCTCAATTTAGAAAAAAAGAAATTCAAGCTATTTTAACGACTACTATCTTGGAACGTGGAGTAACTTTTAAGAATATTACCGTGATAGTGATCGATGCGGATGCTAAAGAATTTTCTAAAACTGCACTAATTCAAATAGCTGGTAGAGCCGGTCGTGCTAAGGAATCTTATGATGATGAGGTGCATTTCTATTATCAAAGTTACAATCGACAAGTTAAACAGGCTTGTTCTGAAATAAAATATCTGAATCGACAGGCCAGCAAATGA
- a CDS encoding ComF family protein — MNLKIIFGFEDFVPDNLCELCRSQLNPLNYDEGCIRCYKKNDSNICEDCLLWDKKYNIINCHQALFEYNQFIHSYFKNYKWYGDILLAELFSKDLYNWSKSNKFDLITYIPASNGHLEARGFDPVWEMYHKVFDLTSMLVKIDADKPQAQKNRYERLQTPQTFYFHPDRLDIPSDSSILILDDVYTTGRTLMHARQALEIVGFNNICTFSLSR, encoded by the coding sequence TTGAATTTAAAAATTATTTTTGGGTTTGAAGATTTCGTTCCAGATAATCTATGTGAACTTTGCAGAAGTCAGCTAAATCCACTCAATTATGATGAAGGTTGTATAAGATGTTATAAGAAAAATGATAGTAATATTTGCGAAGATTGCTTGTTGTGGGATAAAAAATATAATATTATCAATTGTCATCAGGCTTTGTTTGAGTATAATCAATTCATACATAGTTATTTTAAAAACTATAAATGGTATGGCGATATTTTATTAGCAGAGTTGTTTTCTAAAGATTTATACAATTGGTCTAAATCTAATAAATTTGATTTAATTACATATATTCCTGCAAGCAACGGACATTTAGAGGCAAGAGGCTTTGATCCTGTATGGGAAATGTATCATAAGGTGTTTGACTTAACGTCAATGCTTGTAAAAATTGATGCAGATAAACCTCAAGCTCAAAAGAACCGCTATGAAAGACTTCAAACGCCGCAAACCTTTTATTTTCATCCTGATAGACTTGATATACCAAGCGATAGTAGTATTTTGATTCTTGACGATGTTTATACTACAGGCCGAACTTTAATGCACGCGAGACAGGCTCTTGAGATAGTTGGTTTCAATAATATTTGTACTTTTTCATTATCTAGGTAG
- the hpf gene encoding ribosome hibernation-promoting factor, HPF/YfiA family, with the protein MLTINVRGENIEVTQSIRDYVEKRLSKMEKYFSDGSNPIAHVNLKTYPSKGTKVEVTIPLPYMTLRAEEINDDMYAGVDLVIDKLERQVKKFKTRVNRKGRESGSIKDIPLDDVSAEDAKEDETQIVRTKRLSLKPMDAEEAVLQMEMLGHEFFIFEDAETNGASIVYKRNDGKYGLIETNE; encoded by the coding sequence ATGTTAACAATTAATGTTCGTGGTGAAAATATCGAGGTAACACAATCGATTCGTGACTATGTTGAAAAAAGATTGTCAAAGATGGAAAAATATTTTAGTGACGGCAGCAATCCAATTGCTCACGTTAATTTGAAGACTTATCCATCAAAAGGTACAAAAGTCGAAGTAACTATTCCACTTCCATACATGACTCTTAGAGCTGAGGAAATAAATGATGACATGTATGCTGGAGTCGACTTAGTAATTGATAAGCTTGAAAGACAAGTTAAGAAGTTTAAGACACGTGTAAATCGTAAGGGACGTGAATCAGGTAGTATTAAGGATATTCCTTTGGATGATGTATCTGCTGAGGACGCAAAAGAAGACGAGACACAAATCGTTAGAACAAAGCGCCTATCATTGAAACCTATGGACGCTGAAGAAGCAGTTCTACAAATGGAAATGCTTGGACATGAATTCTTCATTTTCGAAGATGCCGAAACAAATGGCGCAAGCATCGTATATAAACGTAACGATGGTAAATATGGTTTGATCGAAACAAACGAATAG